The window TCCGGCCCAGGCCGGACCACGAAGGAGGCAGACGCATATCAGTAAGATAGCATTGGAACGTCCGAATACGGAGTCCCCCGTCCCCGATCCCGCGCAAGAAGCTTCGTTCGAGTCGTTTTCGCTTCGCCCCGAGACGCTTCGGGCCGTGCGCCGCATCGGCTGGCAGACGCCCACGCCCATTCAGGTTCAGGTCATCCCGATCATGCTCAGGGGCGCCGACCTGGTGGGGCAGGCGCAGACCGGCTCGGGCAAGACCGGCGCCTTCGGCATTCCGCTCGTCGACCGCCTCGACGCGTCGCGGCCGGCGGCGGACGCCCCCCGCACCGGGGCGCCGCAGGTCCTCGTGCTCACCCCGACCCGGGAGCTGGCCGTTCAGGTCACCGAGGACCTCACGGCCTTGGGGCGCGAGCGCGGCGTGCGGGCGGTTGCCGTCTACGGAGGCCATTCGATCGTCACGCAGATCCAGGACCTCGCCCGCCGGCCGCAGATCGTGGTCGCCACCCCGGGCCGGCTGCTCGACCACATGGAGCGCCGGACCATCCGTCTCGACGGCGTGCGCGCCGTCATCCTGGACGAAGCCGACCGGATGCTCGACATGGGCTTCCTGCCGGACGTCTCGCGCATTCTACGGAAGACGCCGGTAGCGCGGCAGACCGCGCTCTTTTCCGCG of the bacterium genome contains:
- a CDS encoding DEAD/DEAH box helicase, with amino-acid sequence MERPNTESPVPDPAQEASFESFSLRPETLRAVRRIGWQTPTPIQVQVIPIMLRGADLVGQAQTGSGKTGAFGIPLVDRLDASRPAADAPRTGAPQVLVLTPTRELAVQVTEDLTALGRERGVRAVAVYGGHSIVTQIQDLARRPQIVVATPGRLLDHMERRTIRLDGVRAVILDEADRMLDMGFLPDVSRILRKTPVARQTALFSATMPAAIHEIASRQMRDPVWLRVASAAQTVDTVEQFYLEVAEQDKVRALRALLTKGQVASALVFRRTRHRVDRLARTFPRAGVLHGGMAEGARMRALRAFEQKRCQMLIATNVASRGLDLPDVSHVINFDIPEDVETYVHRIGRTARAGRPGTAITFVGQYDIELFDQLRAAIGPALRRHPLNIYEARPAASH